The Gymnogyps californianus isolate 813 chromosome Z, ASM1813914v2, whole genome shotgun sequence genome has a window encoding:
- the IL11RA gene encoding LOW QUALITY PROTEIN: interleukin-11 receptor subunit alpha (The sequence of the model RefSeq protein was modified relative to this genomic sequence to represent the inferred CDS: inserted 3 bases in 3 codons): protein MSSPIPGLGRVMXFLAAALASASLAXPEGWGEEGVQYGQVGTDVTLSCTVPAPGSSPVQWRRAGAMALPEGSAIRQGGLVLPCTGLAAAGTYSCHSEDGGLLHAVSLRLGYLPGVPFVSCRASNYENFSCSWTSSLETFLPTRYITTYRKKSLTGEEKRRNKNGHVGPCLQDPTHPGTCTVHGSEFWSSYRLNITEVNPLGSSFRLLDVTMQAIIKPDPPEGLVVEPIPLAPRRLHVSWKYPSSWPXEPHFQLRFRLQYRPVIHCSWSVVETVNLSEVITDAFAGLEHVVQVSAKDFLDAGNWSEWSAEARTTPVGDPATAASEETTTEASLESLAEEPSRAPNPEPINHSDPLEKMAILVSLGIFAFFVLAAVLVITILIWLWVRKHGKDKTKPRNFLVAATHLKVLPKAQIL from the exons ATGAGCAGTCCCATCCCAGGCCTGGGCAGGGTGA GTTTCCTCGCAGCAGCCCTGGCATCAGCCTCCCTTG ATCCcgagggctggggagaggaag GTGTGCAGTACGGCCAGGTGGGGACGGATGTGACCTTGTCGTGCACGGTGCCTGCGCCGGGTAG ctcgCCAGTGCAATGGAGACGGGCAGGTGCCATGGCGCTGCCAGAGGGCTCGGCCATTCGGCAGGGAGGGCTGGTGCTGCCATGCACCGGCTTGGCCGCTGCAGGGACCTACAGCTGCCACAGCGAGGATGGTGGCCTCCTGCATGCCGTGTCCCTGCGGCTGGGGT ACCTGCCGGGGGTCCCCTTTGTGTCCTGCAGAGCGTCCAACTACGAGAACTTCTCCTGCTCCTGGACCTCCAGCCTGGAGACCTTCCTCCCCACCAGATACATCACCACCTACAG GAAGAAATCTCTGACAGGCGAAGAGAAGCGGAG GAACAAGAACGGGCACGTGGGGCCGTGCCTGCAGGATCCGACCCACCCCGGCACCTGCACCGTCCATGGGTCAGAGTTCTGGAGCTCCTACCGCCTGAACATCACGGAGGTGAACCCACTGGGCTCCAGCTTCCGCCTCCTCGATGTCACCATGCAGGCCATCA TTAAGCCAGACCCTCCGGAGGGCTTGGTGGTGGAGCCCATCCCCCTGGCCCCGCGACGGCTCCATGTGAGCTGGAAGTACCCCTCCTCCTGGC AGGAGCCCCACTTCCAGCTCAGGTTTCGGCTCCAGTACCGGCCTGTCATCCACTGCTCCTGGTCCGTG GTGGAGACGGTGAACCTCTCCGAGGTGATCACGGACGCCTTCGCTGGGCTGGAGCACGTGGTCCAAGTCAGTGCCAAGGATTTCCTGGATGCGGGGAACTGGAGCGAGTGGAGCGCTGAGGCCCGGACGACGCCGGTCGGAG ACCCGGCCACTGCAGCGAGTGAAGAAACCACTACAGAGGCCAGCCTGGAGAGCCTGGCCGAGGAGCCCTCGCGGGCTCCCAACCCTGAGCCCATCA ACCACAGCGACCCCCTGGAGAAGATGGCCATCCTGGTGTCCCTCGGGATCTTCGCCTTCTTTGTCCTGGCTGCCGTTCTCGTCATCACCATCCTCATTTG GCTCTGGGTGAGGAAACATGGCAAGGACAAGACAAAACCCCGCAACTTCTTGGTTGCTGCCACCCACTTGAAAGTGCTGCCAA AGGCTCAGATCCTGTAG